From one Streptomyces sp. CA-210063 genomic stretch:
- a CDS encoding DUF6204 family protein gives MPRKNYQIIVYGKFAPLDDEQRAKLLAVADKHDLFQSKFTEEGTVTYERTLLTFTFRCVVKADAEDKIDEVIAGAEELATAAVRDLGADVRDLRSVCTDLENIKIKRRGR, from the coding sequence ATGCCCCGCAAGAACTACCAGATCATCGTCTACGGCAAATTCGCGCCGCTCGACGACGAGCAGCGCGCCAAGCTGCTGGCCGTGGCCGACAAGCACGATCTGTTCCAGTCGAAGTTCACCGAGGAGGGCACCGTCACCTATGAGCGGACCCTGCTCACCTTCACCTTCCGCTGTGTCGTGAAGGCCGACGCCGAGGACAAGATCGACGAGGTCATCGCCGGGGCCGAGGAACTGGCCACGGCCGCCGTCCGGGACCTCGGCGCCGATGTGCGCGATCTGCGGTCCGTCTGCACCGACCTGGAAAACATCAAGATCAAGCGGCGGGGACGATGA
- a CDS encoding DUF2087 domain-containing protein: MTPETFTVLLSDSALRRVFSAIALGSSTSAEILAATGLAAPEAAPAIGRLLREGLVVAQGRGRLAVDEAALDAAAEIAGRRQREQAEAEQPDPGLRGYVRGTVLVRLPEDDDETRRAVLHHVAATTFEADREYDERTVTDLLRPWCERTTVDPVSLRRFLVDDGFLHRASGAYRLVSLVGPRQSS, encoded by the coding sequence ATGACGCCCGAGACATTCACCGTTCTCCTTTCCGACTCCGCTCTGCGGCGGGTTTTCTCGGCCATAGCCCTGGGCTCGTCGACGTCCGCGGAGATTCTCGCCGCGACCGGGCTCGCCGCCCCGGAGGCCGCCCCGGCGATCGGCCGACTGCTGCGCGAAGGCCTGGTCGTCGCCCAGGGCCGGGGTCGGCTGGCCGTCGACGAGGCCGCCCTGGACGCCGCGGCCGAGATCGCCGGACGCCGTCAGCGGGAGCAGGCGGAGGCCGAACAGCCCGATCCCGGGCTGCGCGGCTACGTCCGTGGCACTGTGCTGGTCCGGTTGCCGGAGGACGACGACGAGACCCGGCGGGCCGTGCTGCACCATGTGGCGGCGACGACCTTCGAGGCCGACCGGGAGTACGACGAACGCACCGTGACCGATCTGCTGCGGCCGTGGTGCGAGCGCACCACCGTGGACCCGGTCTCGCTGCGGCGGTTCCTGGTCGACGACGGCTTCCTGCACCGCGCGTCGGGCGCCTACCGGCTCGTTTCCCTCGTCGGGCCCCGGCAGTCATCCTGA
- a CDS encoding acyltransferase domain-containing protein, giving the protein MTVRLFAVAAETEDGLLAAIRGHAGRIRAGRDLPSLARYCHDAAAGTTGLAHRAAVAAESYDDLAEGLDKLVQGWADRASAPSPSRRPGLVFVFAGQGAQWDGMGLELLATEPVFRAALRRCDERVRELAGFSVIQQLRAGPAVSRLGEIDVLQPTMVSLQIALVALWRSWHVEPDAVTGHSMGEISAGYAAGALTFDDALLIACRRSALLRRIAGRGALATTELSPEAAHALAASSGGRICVAGENSPRSTVLAGDTDTLTAVVEDLDRRGVYCRMVRGTVASHSHYVDELRDDLATALASLSPVPSRVPFYSTVTAAPVPGTELGPTYWMRNLREPVRFAAATGRLAEDGHEIFVEVSTHPVLLSSLRQTLESAGRPGEVLPSGRRRTERRAMLSSLGTLFTYGRDTHWPMSAPPAPVLTPYQAAVLEAVRCPRPSPVAAGSG; this is encoded by the coding sequence GTGACCGTACGGCTGTTCGCCGTCGCCGCCGAGACCGAGGACGGCCTGCTCGCCGCGATCCGCGGGCACGCCGGCCGGATCCGCGCCGGCCGGGATCTGCCCTCGCTGGCCCGGTACTGCCACGACGCGGCAGCCGGGACGACCGGCCTGGCACACCGGGCCGCTGTCGCCGCCGAGTCGTACGACGACCTCGCCGAGGGCCTGGACAAGCTGGTGCAGGGGTGGGCCGACCGGGCGTCGGCTCCGTCGCCGTCCCGCCGGCCGGGACTGGTGTTCGTCTTCGCAGGTCAGGGCGCTCAGTGGGACGGCATGGGCCTGGAGCTGCTGGCCACCGAGCCGGTATTCCGCGCGGCGCTGCGGCGCTGCGACGAGCGGGTACGTGAGCTGGCCGGCTTCTCGGTGATCCAGCAGCTGCGGGCCGGCCCGGCGGTGTCGCGGCTCGGTGAGATCGACGTGCTGCAGCCGACGATGGTGTCGTTGCAGATCGCCCTCGTGGCCCTGTGGCGCAGTTGGCACGTGGAGCCGGACGCGGTGACCGGGCACAGCATGGGTGAGATCTCCGCCGGGTACGCGGCCGGAGCGCTCACCTTCGACGACGCCCTGCTGATCGCATGCCGCCGCAGCGCTCTGCTGCGGCGGATCGCCGGCCGGGGTGCGCTGGCCACCACCGAGCTGTCACCCGAGGCCGCGCACGCCCTGGCCGCCTCCAGCGGAGGCCGTATCTGCGTCGCCGGGGAGAACAGTCCCCGCTCGACCGTGCTGGCCGGGGACACCGACACGCTGACCGCTGTGGTCGAGGACCTCGACCGGCGCGGCGTCTACTGCCGGATGGTGCGGGGCACGGTCGCCTCGCACAGCCACTACGTCGATGAACTCCGCGACGACCTGGCCACGGCGCTTGCCTCGCTGAGCCCGGTGCCGTCACGGGTGCCGTTCTACTCGACCGTGACCGCGGCGCCGGTGCCCGGCACCGAGCTCGGGCCGACGTACTGGATGCGCAACCTGCGGGAGCCGGTCCGGTTCGCCGCCGCCACCGGCCGGCTGGCCGAGGACGGTCATGAGATCTTCGTCGAGGTCAGCACCCATCCGGTGCTGCTCAGCAGCCTGCGGCAGACGCTGGAGAGCGCCGGACGGCCGGGGGAGGTGCTGCCCTCCGGCCGCCGGCGGACCGAACGCCGGGCCATGCTGTCGTCGCTCGGCACGCTCTTCACGTACGGCCGCGACACGCACTGGCCGATGTCCGCCCCGCCGGCGCCGGTGCTCACGCCCTACCAGGCCGCCGTCCTGGAGGCCGTCCGGTGCCCGCGGCCCTCGCCGGTTGCGGCGGGCTCAGGATGA
- a CDS encoding class I SAM-dependent methyltransferase, translated as MSQPDVMTAFTAGLADINLDESRAPSSGVKAAGMKSASSSIYDMAATLSGRGELWNWGMYDPDLAAEIEARLPGFTEFGTDGFSEQLYYLALRDLPDGLDGCAGRAVLEVGCGTGEGLNFLSRLVPGARMTGLDLSPKAIARAEATLARGESLRFVHGDAEKLPFEDSSVDVLINIESSHTYPDLGRFLHEAARVLRPGGTLSHIDVFTRQRLRTMRGITEEMPQLKWITDHDVSGEVRAAVRRRMAPGSRFRRTLDRQRMNPLVRTIATHSQILMFGGMFADYQPPASIKVLSRLGLVPWMSGLPMESYRHQVAVRV; from the coding sequence ATGAGCCAACCCGATGTGATGACCGCCTTCACCGCCGGTCTGGCGGACATCAACCTCGACGAGTCCAGAGCACCCAGCTCGGGGGTGAAGGCCGCCGGGATGAAGTCGGCCAGTTCCTCCATCTACGACATGGCGGCCACCCTGTCCGGCCGCGGCGAACTGTGGAACTGGGGGATGTACGACCCTGACCTGGCAGCCGAGATCGAGGCCCGGCTGCCCGGGTTCACCGAGTTCGGCACCGACGGTTTCAGCGAGCAGCTCTACTACCTGGCCCTGCGCGATCTTCCCGACGGTCTGGACGGGTGCGCCGGCCGGGCGGTCCTCGAGGTGGGCTGCGGGACGGGCGAGGGGCTCAACTTCCTGTCCCGGCTCGTTCCCGGCGCCCGGATGACCGGCCTGGACCTGTCGCCGAAGGCGATCGCCCGGGCCGAGGCCACTCTGGCCCGGGGCGAGAGCCTGCGCTTCGTGCACGGCGACGCCGAGAAACTGCCGTTCGAAGACTCCTCGGTGGATGTGCTGATCAACATCGAGAGCTCGCACACGTATCCCGATCTGGGCCGCTTTCTGCACGAGGCCGCGCGGGTGCTGCGTCCGGGCGGGACGCTGTCCCACATCGATGTGTTCACCCGTCAGCGGCTGCGGACGATGCGCGGGATCACCGAGGAGATGCCCCAGCTGAAGTGGATCACCGATCACGACGTCTCCGGTGAGGTCCGCGCCGCAGTGCGCCGCCGGATGGCCCCGGGCAGCCGCTTCCGCCGCACGCTGGACCGGCAGCGGATGAACCCGCTGGTGCGCACGATCGCCACGCACAGTCAGATCCTGATGTTCGGTGGCATGTTCGCCGACTACCAGCCGCCCGCCTCGATCAAGGTGCTCAGCCGACTGGGCCTCGTGCCGTGGATGAGCGGCCTGCCGATGGAGAGCTACCGGCACCAGGTCGCCGTCCGAGTGTGA
- the panD gene encoding aspartate 1-decarboxylase codes for MYREMLKSKIHRATVTQADLHYVGSLTLDSTLMTAANLLPGEKVDVVDIDNGARLSTYVIEGPAGSGVVGINGAAARLISPGDLVIIISYAAMTEEQARSYRPSVVFVDGGNRPQNVGSDPAEAPDGADDLMRGDTVNA; via the coding sequence GTGTACCGAGAGATGCTCAAGTCGAAGATTCACCGTGCCACGGTGACGCAGGCGGACCTGCACTACGTCGGCTCGCTCACGCTCGACTCGACGCTGATGACCGCCGCGAACCTGCTGCCCGGAGAGAAGGTCGACGTCGTCGACATCGACAACGGCGCCCGGCTCAGCACCTACGTCATCGAGGGGCCGGCCGGCAGCGGCGTGGTCGGCATCAACGGCGCGGCGGCCCGGCTGATCAGCCCCGGCGACCTGGTGATCATCATCTCGTATGCGGCGATGACCGAGGAACAGGCTCGCTCGTACCGGCCGAGTGTGGTCTTCGTCGACGGCGGCAACCGACCGCAGAACGTCGGTTCCGACCCGGCCGAGGCACCCGACGGCGCCGACGACCTGATGCGCGGCGACACCGTCAACGCGTGA
- a CDS encoding cytochrome P450: MSETVRPVDGLPMTRGTCPFDPAPELAELRAEQPVARMVFPDGHLGWLITGYDQVRRLLAARGMSSRGDLLRTPIPLPMAGDRTDLAPGMFTAMDPPEHTHYRRRLTAWFSARRTRTMEPRLAEHVELYLGKMIEEGGPTDLVAAFAEPVAGLVICELLGVPADRRDVFVKGIKALLTVHSSAEEAIAGWQNVGGQLMELIRSKREEPTDDLLGTLVADGDLSDEELATIGSVLLVGGYDTSKNMIALGTFALLAHPDQYAALAADPGGLGAGAVEELLRYVTVMHAGSIRAAGVDMDFDGHRFTAGDAVSLSLAAANRDPALCDDPDRLDITRPPVPHLSFGYGIHQCVGQQLARLELRIAFEALARRLPELRLATPADRIRTNPESIIYGVHELPVTW, from the coding sequence GTGTCCGAGACCGTTCGTCCCGTCGACGGCCTGCCCATGACCCGTGGCACCTGCCCGTTCGACCCCGCACCCGAACTCGCCGAACTGCGCGCGGAGCAGCCGGTGGCCCGCATGGTCTTTCCGGACGGCCACCTCGGCTGGCTGATCACCGGCTACGACCAGGTCCGCCGACTCCTCGCCGCCCGGGGCATGAGCTCGCGTGGCGACCTGCTGCGCACCCCGATTCCGCTGCCGATGGCCGGGGACCGGACCGACTTGGCGCCGGGGATGTTCACGGCGATGGACCCGCCGGAGCACACCCACTACCGGCGCCGGCTGACCGCCTGGTTCTCGGCCCGCCGCACCCGGACCATGGAGCCGAGGCTGGCCGAGCACGTCGAGCTGTATCTCGGCAAGATGATCGAGGAAGGCGGCCCCACCGATCTGGTCGCCGCGTTCGCCGAACCGGTCGCCGGGCTGGTGATCTGCGAGTTGCTCGGTGTCCCCGCCGACCGGCGGGACGTGTTCGTCAAGGGCATCAAGGCGCTGCTGACCGTCCACTCCAGCGCGGAGGAGGCGATCGCCGGCTGGCAGAACGTCGGTGGGCAGCTGATGGAACTGATCCGTTCCAAACGCGAAGAGCCCACTGACGATCTGCTCGGCACACTGGTCGCCGACGGCGATCTCAGCGACGAGGAACTGGCGACCATCGGCAGCGTGCTGCTCGTGGGCGGCTACGACACCAGCAAGAACATGATCGCGCTGGGCACCTTCGCCCTGCTGGCACATCCGGACCAGTACGCGGCACTGGCCGCGGACCCGGGGGGCCTGGGCGCGGGCGCGGTGGAAGAACTGCTGCGTTACGTGACGGTCATGCACGCCGGCTCGATTCGTGCGGCCGGCGTCGACATGGACTTCGACGGGCACCGCTTCACCGCAGGCGACGCCGTGTCCCTGTCACTGGCCGCGGCGAACCGGGACCCGGCGCTCTGCGACGACCCGGACCGCCTCGACATCACCCGGCCGCCGGTGCCGCATCTGTCGTTCGGTTACGGCATCCACCAGTGCGTCGGGCAGCAACTGGCGCGACTGGAACTGCGGATCGCGTTCGAGGCGCTGGCCCGGCGGCTGCCCGAGCTGCGTCTGGCGACACCCGCGGACCGGATCCGCACGAACCCCGAATCGATCATCTACGGCGTCCACGAGCTGCCGGTGACATGGTGA
- the fabD gene encoding ACP S-malonyltransferase: protein MLTPVFLFAGQGSQYHGMGRWLYGADPVFRDTLDSLDAVVRDVHGDSVIAAIHGDGRGAETAMTRLSLTQPAIFMVEYALARMLRARGFEPELVLGASLGEVVAATVAGIFDSEECLRSLLDQVALFEAECPRGGMLAVLADAALVDRDPALAGAHLAAINGPDNFVLAATADRLDDIERHLNASGVLCQRLPVLYPFHSPLIDGVRDAFTKLVGGLTPRPATIPLISGTTGAEIHRPDSDHFWQVLREPFDLTRALEPLLARDDLLFLDLGPSGSMANLVRARLPEGSRSRVLPLLSPYARDEVLYQAVLDTRSLIAAPARRTEVTTMTVQTPVADPATPGDGFDVYVFPGQGAQAKGMGRDLFDRFPELVEQADAVLRYSIRELCLEDPGRNLRDTRYTQPALYVVDALTWLAALQEGGRLPDYLLGHSLGEFAALFAAGVYDFETGLRLVAERGRLMGQVTGGTMAAVSAVDADLVREVLRDAELSGLDIANYNAPTQTVVAGPADAVNRALAVFKDKGARCAPLNVSAPFHSRYMAQAAEEFGRLLDATTFAAPKIPVISNVDARPYAPDAVAATLRRQIVSPVQWTDSIRLLMGRGDFRVRELGPGQVLTKLIARIREEATPLRPEPERIVALTEPVSAPAPQRAELGSAAFRRDHGVRHAYVAGGMHHGVSSVELVARLARSGLLGCFGAAGLPLADVAGAIRGIRAAAGAAAPFGVNITYDPFNPRAEADLVDLLVRENVSLVEAATYVEVTPALVRHRLTGARILADGTVHAPRKLLAKVTRLDTARLFFAPPPRSLVERLVDDGLLTAEEAAAGERIALADDICAIGDGADYTDQGALPALLPSVRRLRAQLGGVAVGVRVGGGGGIGSPESAAAAFVLGADFVLTGSINLCTAESGLSEAAKDLLPNLDVHDTAYAPYGALFELGGRARVLRKGVLFHVRAGKLYDLWRTYDSWDAVPGQIRSRVERDYFGEGFQELASRVVPADEPADPKRRMALVFRWYCAQAQRWAIEGTPERVADYQVACGPALGACNHWLRGTPYEAWRDRHADELADRLITEAAEIVGSTGV, encoded by the coding sequence ATGCTGACACCGGTCTTCCTCTTCGCGGGCCAGGGCTCCCAGTACCACGGCATGGGCCGGTGGCTCTACGGTGCCGACCCGGTCTTCCGCGACACTCTGGACTCTCTGGACGCGGTGGTGCGCGATGTCCACGGCGACTCGGTCATCGCCGCGATCCACGGCGACGGCCGCGGCGCGGAGACGGCGATGACCCGTCTGTCGCTCACGCAGCCGGCCATCTTCATGGTCGAGTACGCGCTGGCCCGCATGCTGCGCGCCCGCGGCTTCGAGCCGGAGCTGGTGCTCGGCGCCAGCCTGGGCGAGGTCGTCGCCGCCACGGTGGCCGGCATTTTCGACTCCGAGGAGTGCCTGCGCTCGCTGCTGGACCAAGTGGCGCTCTTCGAGGCGGAGTGCCCGCGCGGCGGGATGCTGGCGGTCCTCGCCGACGCCGCCCTCGTCGACCGCGATCCCGCGCTGGCCGGGGCACATCTGGCCGCGATCAACGGGCCGGACAACTTCGTGCTCGCGGCCACGGCCGACCGGCTCGACGACATCGAGCGCCACTTGAACGCCTCAGGTGTGCTCTGCCAACGGCTTCCGGTGCTGTACCCGTTCCACTCACCGCTGATCGACGGCGTGCGCGACGCGTTCACGAAGCTCGTGGGCGGTCTCACCCCGCGACCCGCCACGATCCCGCTGATCTCCGGAACGACCGGTGCCGAGATACACCGCCCCGACTCGGACCACTTCTGGCAGGTCCTGCGCGAGCCGTTCGACCTGACACGAGCCCTCGAACCGCTGCTGGCCCGCGACGACCTGCTCTTCCTGGACCTGGGCCCGTCCGGGTCGATGGCCAACCTGGTGCGGGCGCGGCTTCCCGAGGGCAGCCGGTCCCGGGTGTTGCCGCTGCTCTCCCCGTACGCCCGGGACGAGGTGCTGTACCAGGCGGTGCTCGACACCCGCTCGCTCATCGCCGCACCGGCTCGACGAACCGAGGTGACCACCATGACCGTTCAGACGCCCGTGGCCGACCCCGCCACCCCGGGCGACGGCTTCGACGTCTATGTCTTCCCCGGCCAGGGTGCTCAGGCCAAGGGAATGGGCCGAGACCTGTTCGACCGGTTCCCCGAGCTGGTCGAACAGGCCGACGCCGTCCTGAGGTACTCGATCCGGGAGCTGTGCCTGGAGGACCCCGGCCGCAACCTGCGCGACACCCGGTACACCCAGCCCGCCCTGTACGTGGTCGATGCCCTCACCTGGCTGGCCGCCCTGCAAGAGGGTGGCCGCCTGCCCGACTACCTGCTCGGGCACAGCCTCGGTGAGTTCGCCGCCCTGTTCGCCGCGGGCGTGTACGACTTCGAGACCGGGCTGCGCCTGGTCGCCGAACGCGGCCGGCTGATGGGACAGGTCACCGGCGGCACGATGGCGGCGGTCTCGGCCGTCGACGCCGACCTGGTCCGGGAGGTGCTGCGCGACGCCGAGCTGTCCGGACTGGACATCGCCAACTACAACGCGCCGACCCAGACAGTCGTCGCGGGCCCGGCCGACGCGGTCAACCGTGCGCTTGCGGTGTTCAAGGACAAGGGTGCCCGCTGTGCCCCGCTCAACGTCAGCGCCCCCTTCCACAGCCGCTACATGGCGCAGGCCGCGGAGGAGTTCGGGCGCCTGCTGGATGCCACGACGTTCGCCGCCCCGAAGATCCCCGTGATCAGCAACGTCGACGCCCGGCCGTACGCGCCGGACGCCGTGGCCGCCACGCTGCGCCGCCAGATCGTCTCCCCGGTGCAGTGGACTGACAGCATCCGGCTGCTGATGGGCCGAGGTGACTTCCGGGTCCGTGAACTGGGCCCGGGGCAGGTGCTGACCAAGCTGATCGCCCGGATCAGGGAGGAGGCCACACCGCTGCGACCCGAGCCGGAACGGATCGTGGCGCTGACCGAGCCGGTGAGTGCTCCGGCGCCGCAGCGCGCGGAGCTGGGTTCGGCGGCGTTCCGGCGCGACCACGGGGTTCGGCACGCCTACGTCGCCGGTGGCATGCACCACGGCGTCAGCTCCGTCGAGCTGGTCGCCCGGCTGGCCCGCTCCGGCCTGCTCGGCTGTTTCGGTGCGGCCGGGCTCCCGCTCGCGGACGTCGCCGGCGCGATCCGCGGCATCCGAGCGGCAGCCGGGGCCGCCGCGCCGTTCGGGGTCAACATCACCTATGACCCGTTCAACCCGCGCGCCGAGGCCGACCTGGTCGACCTGCTGGTCCGTGAGAACGTGTCCCTCGTCGAGGCGGCCACCTATGTCGAGGTGACCCCCGCGCTGGTGAGGCACCGTCTGACCGGTGCCCGCATCCTGGCGGACGGCACCGTGCACGCCCCACGCAAGCTGCTGGCCAAGGTGACCCGCCTGGACACCGCCCGCCTGTTCTTCGCGCCGCCGCCGCGCTCTCTCGTGGAACGGCTGGTCGACGACGGACTGCTCACCGCCGAGGAGGCCGCGGCCGGCGAGCGGATCGCCCTGGCCGACGACATCTGCGCGATCGGCGACGGGGCCGACTACACCGACCAGGGCGCACTGCCCGCGCTGCTGCCCTCGGTGCGCCGGCTGCGGGCGCAGCTCGGCGGGGTCGCCGTCGGCGTACGCGTCGGTGGCGGTGGAGGCATCGGCTCTCCGGAGTCGGCCGCCGCCGCTTTCGTACTGGGCGCCGACTTCGTCCTCACCGGATCGATCAACCTCTGCACCGCCGAGAGCGGGCTCAGCGAAGCTGCCAAGGACCTGCTGCCGAACCTCGACGTGCACGACACCGCGTACGCCCCGTACGGCGCGCTGTTCGAGCTTGGCGGCCGGGCCCGGGTGCTGCGGAAGGGCGTCCTCTTTCACGTACGCGCCGGCAAGCTCTACGACCTGTGGCGTACCTACGACTCCTGGGACGCCGTGCCCGGCCAGATCCGGTCCCGGGTGGAACGCGACTACTTCGGCGAAGGCTTTCAGGAACTGGCGTCGCGGGTCGTCCCCGCCGACGAGCCGGCCGACCCCAAGCGCCGGATGGCCCTGGTCTTCCGCTGGTACTGCGCCCAGGCCCAGCGGTGGGCGATCGAGGGCACCCCGGAGCGCGTCGCGGACTACCAGGTGGCCTGCGGGCCGGCGCTGGGCGCCTGCAACCACTGGCTGCGCGGCACCCCGTACGAGGCCTGGCGCGACCGGCACGCCGACGAGCTGGCCGACCGACTCATCACCGAAGCCGCCGAGATCGTCGGGTCCACCGGCGTCTAG